One part of the Candidatus Hydrogenedentota bacterium genome encodes these proteins:
- a CDS encoding HEAT repeat domain-containing protein, with the protein SYPKVDDIATVLPSTIKDLALRRFENNDKAAQPVIESLQQIQPSEEDDDSVLSAFNLLLESLSLIGGDSAFNEIQTHLADENLQVRKNALLSLSRFQRTETLEMLQQRVKEEQDNATRALAYSKYLGAMSTAKILPGKDVDEHLRYAAGQAQTTAARREFLAASSQLPSLECLRLIESELDNPEVAAEALRAALTVSRALTGAWPKEAAARLRAIADDETQGQEIRHEAKDALNTMRSHKDYLMAWEMAGPYFEDNTIAYFLFEQKFPPEKDADSANWRCFPLLPKTEPPFKLDFNRVLGGDNRVVFIRSFINSPTDQDAVLELGTNDGCKLWWNGKLIHGINVGRPLTPGEDKLELQLNAGLNTLMVAVFQQEGDWGATLRFVDREGNTLENITASTQP; encoded by the coding sequence TTCTTATCCCAAGGTCGATGATATCGCTACTGTTCTCCCCTCCACGATCAAAGACTTGGCGCTGCGCCGTTTCGAAAATAACGATAAAGCCGCGCAGCCTGTCATCGAAAGCTTACAGCAAATACAGCCAAGTGAAGAAGACGATGATTCCGTGCTGAGCGCCTTCAATCTGCTTTTAGAAAGCCTTTCACTCATCGGCGGCGATTCTGCCTTCAACGAAATTCAGACACATCTCGCTGATGAAAACCTGCAAGTCAGAAAAAATGCGCTCCTCAGTCTATCCCGCTTTCAGCGAACCGAGACCCTTGAAATGTTGCAGCAGCGCGTAAAAGAAGAGCAGGACAACGCCACACGCGCCCTCGCCTATTCCAAATATCTCGGCGCCATGAGCACTGCGAAAATACTGCCCGGCAAGGATGTAGATGAACATTTGCGCTATGCCGCGGGGCAGGCACAAACGACGGCGGCACGTCGTGAATTCCTAGCTGCTTCTTCGCAATTGCCGTCTCTTGAATGTCTGCGATTGATTGAATCGGAATTGGACAATCCGGAAGTGGCAGCCGAAGCACTGCGTGCCGCACTCACGGTCAGCCGCGCGCTCACCGGGGCTTGGCCAAAAGAGGCGGCCGCACGGCTGCGCGCCATTGCCGACGACGAAACCCAAGGGCAAGAAATACGTCATGAAGCGAAAGATGCACTCAATACCATGCGAAGTCACAAAGACTATCTCATGGCATGGGAAATGGCGGGACCCTATTTTGAAGACAACACCATTGCCTATTTCCTTTTTGAACAGAAATTCCCACCCGAAAAAGACGCTGATTCTGCCAACTGGCGCTGCTTCCCGCTTCTGCCCAAAACTGAACCTCCTTTCAAACTGGATTTCAACCGAGTGCTCGGCGGAGATAATCGTGTCGTATTCATACGCTCTTTTATTAACTCACCCACCGATCAAGACGCAGTGCTTGAACTCGGCACAAACGACGGCTGCAAACTGTGGTGGAATGGAAAATTAATCCATGGGATCAATGTGGGGCGTCCTTTGACTCCCGGCGAAGATAAATTGGAGCTGCAGTTAAATGCCGGCCTGAATACACTCATGGTCGCCGTGTTTCAGCAAGAAGGTGATTGGGGCGCCACCTTGCGCTTCGTTGACCGCGAAGGCAACACTTTGGAAAATATCACCGCCTCTACGCAACCCTAA